The Catenuloplanes niger genome includes a window with the following:
- a CDS encoding sensor histidine kinase has protein sequence MSGQLVAPAAIARAVLLGRAVVTITAAAAGLLLIEERWRVPAVIALVTVATAVQVAVLTRRAEALVRSPWPALLADLLVAGGVLALSRGGMAFFCYSAGAAALAGALLGMRALPLWTVQAALGFASAAVLLRQSRPSPEVTAFVAAFPVLGLLAGVGATVATAALVRYVELTVAVVASAQRSAAASERARLARELHDSVAKTLRGVSFAAVALPQSLRRHPALAERLADTVSRGAEVAAREARELMEGLRADDPGQDFGFGVARACRDWELRTGVPVRTRIDDVDPPLETRYELLRILREGLTNVERHARAATVWVEVSAAPGTVELTVADDGVGFSAGGLDTLRAAGHLGLVGVHERASGVGGAVEVRSVPGRGTLLRVRAPLPAGATT, from the coding sequence GTGAGCGGGCAGCTGGTCGCCCCGGCCGCGATCGCCCGTGCCGTGCTGCTCGGCCGCGCGGTCGTGACGATCACCGCGGCCGCCGCCGGCCTGCTGCTGATCGAGGAACGGTGGCGGGTCCCGGCCGTGATCGCGCTGGTGACGGTCGCGACCGCGGTGCAGGTCGCGGTGCTCACCCGGCGCGCGGAGGCACTGGTCCGGTCGCCGTGGCCGGCGCTGCTCGCCGACCTGCTGGTGGCCGGCGGCGTGCTCGCGCTGAGCCGGGGCGGCATGGCGTTCTTCTGCTACTCGGCCGGCGCGGCCGCGCTGGCCGGCGCGCTGCTCGGCATGCGCGCGCTGCCGCTGTGGACGGTGCAGGCCGCGCTCGGCTTCGCGTCCGCCGCGGTGCTGCTCCGGCAGAGCCGCCCGTCGCCCGAGGTGACCGCGTTCGTGGCCGCGTTCCCGGTGCTCGGCCTGCTGGCCGGCGTCGGCGCGACCGTGGCCACCGCGGCGCTGGTCCGGTACGTGGAGCTGACCGTCGCCGTGGTCGCGTCCGCGCAGCGCTCGGCGGCCGCGTCCGAGCGTGCCCGGCTGGCCCGGGAGCTGCACGACTCGGTCGCGAAGACGCTGCGCGGCGTCTCGTTCGCCGCGGTCGCGCTGCCGCAGTCGCTGCGCCGCCACCCCGCGCTCGCCGAGCGGCTCGCCGACACGGTGTCGCGCGGCGCCGAGGTCGCGGCCCGGGAGGCGCGCGAGCTGATGGAGGGTCTGCGCGCGGACGACCCGGGCCAGGACTTCGGGTTCGGCGTGGCCCGCGCCTGCCGGGACTGGGAGCTGCGCACCGGCGTCCCGGTCCGGACCCGGATCGACGACGTCGACCCGCCGTTGGAGACCCGGTACGAGCTGCTGCGCATCCTCCGCGAGGGCCTGACCAACGTGGAGCGGCACGCCCGCGCCGCCACGGTGTGGGTGGAGGTGAGCGCCGCGCCCGGCACGGTCGAGCTGACCGTGGCCGACGACGGCGTGGGCTTCTCCGCCGGCGGCCTCGACACCCTGCGCGCGGCCGGCCATCTGGGCCTGGTCGGCGTGCACGAACGCGCGTCCGGCGTCGGCGGCGCCGTCGAGGTGCGCTCGGTCCCGGGCCGGGGCACGCTGCTGCGCGTCCGCGCCCCGCTCCCGGCCGGAGCCACCACATGA
- a CDS encoding response regulator transcription factor yields MIRVLVVDDNPVVRDALRAHLDASGVARVVGEAGDGRTALAAARRLRPHVTLLDYRMPVADGLSIVAELARLTAVLALTSEDADAVVRDMLRGGARGYLVHGEFDPAELVRAVTVVASGRGWLSPAAATVAAESLRRAQEAAEAGARAAERHRETQRRYGLTPREREVLDLVAEGLANVVIAERLRLTEKTVKNHLHAVFTKLGARNRTEAVLRWTGR; encoded by the coding sequence GTGATCCGGGTGCTGGTGGTGGACGACAATCCGGTCGTGCGGGACGCGCTGCGGGCGCACCTGGACGCCTCCGGCGTGGCGCGGGTGGTGGGCGAGGCCGGCGACGGCCGGACCGCGCTGGCCGCCGCGCGGCGGTTGCGCCCGCACGTGACGCTGCTCGACTACCGCATGCCGGTCGCGGACGGCCTGTCGATCGTGGCGGAGCTGGCCCGGCTGACCGCCGTGCTCGCCCTGACCAGCGAGGACGCCGACGCGGTGGTCCGGGACATGTTGCGTGGCGGCGCCCGCGGCTATCTGGTGCACGGCGAGTTCGACCCGGCCGAGCTGGTCCGCGCGGTGACCGTGGTGGCGTCCGGCCGCGGCTGGCTCTCCCCGGCCGCCGCGACCGTGGCCGCCGAGTCGCTGCGCCGGGCCCAGGAGGCCGCGGAGGCCGGTGCCCGGGCGGCCGAACGACACCGCGAGACCCAGCGCCGGTACGGGCTGACGCCGCGCGAGCGTGAGGTGCTGGACCTGGTCGCCGAGGGCCTGGCCAACGTGGTGATCGCGGAGCGGCTCCGGCTGACCGAGAAGACGGTCAAGAACCACCTGCACGCGGTGTTCACCAAGCTCGGCGCGCGCAACCGCACCGAGGCCGTGCTCCGCTGGACCGGCCGCTGA
- a CDS encoding DUF1996 domain-containing protein has protein sequence MPRGLSLAPLVALAMAVSACSVTTVPTAGGSSAPALVLPTCMPPEYAEQLATPAAQAGLTMPPCAPATGSPAASAPASASAKPVTSTAAPAPSATRPTTAPTVTTPVTVPSFADAPPRAQYREVAANCTMTHRRGDDPIVFPGLAGASHDHTFVGNPTTNASSTPEKLVGGQTSCQDPKDASSYWFPTLLQDGKPLTPQQVTVYYKSGVDDYRTVQAFPAGFRLLVGNAKAPAGEQFAGTWSCGGQTLTTIPASCPDGSSLIVRYKAPSCWDGKHLDTADHRSHMAWPVRGRCTASHPVPLPMFEMKVPYKLPGGVTKGLTLSSGAPNTFHFDFLNGWDQKRQVEVIKHCVNGGRQCNGVGYDQHKP, from the coding sequence ATGCCCAGAGGCCTGAGTCTGGCGCCGCTCGTGGCGCTGGCGATGGCTGTGAGTGCCTGTTCCGTGACCACCGTGCCGACCGCGGGCGGCTCGTCCGCGCCCGCGCTGGTGCTGCCGACCTGCATGCCGCCGGAGTACGCGGAGCAGCTCGCCACGCCGGCCGCGCAGGCCGGGCTGACCATGCCGCCGTGTGCGCCGGCCACCGGCTCGCCGGCGGCGTCCGCGCCGGCGAGCGCCTCCGCGAAGCCGGTGACCAGCACGGCGGCTCCGGCGCCGAGCGCGACCCGGCCGACGACCGCGCCGACCGTGACCACGCCGGTGACCGTGCCGTCGTTCGCCGACGCGCCGCCGCGGGCGCAGTACCGCGAGGTGGCGGCGAACTGCACGATGACGCACCGGCGCGGGGACGACCCGATCGTCTTCCCCGGGCTGGCCGGCGCGTCGCACGATCACACGTTCGTCGGCAATCCCACGACGAACGCGTCGAGCACGCCGGAGAAGCTGGTCGGCGGGCAGACCTCGTGCCAGGACCCGAAGGACGCGTCGTCGTACTGGTTCCCGACGCTGCTGCAGGACGGCAAGCCGCTGACGCCGCAGCAGGTGACGGTCTACTACAAGTCGGGCGTGGACGACTACCGGACCGTGCAGGCGTTCCCGGCCGGGTTCCGGCTGCTGGTCGGCAACGCGAAGGCGCCGGCCGGTGAGCAGTTCGCGGGCACCTGGAGCTGCGGCGGGCAGACGCTGACCACGATCCCGGCGTCATGCCCGGACGGGTCGTCACTGATCGTCCGCTACAAGGCGCCGAGCTGCTGGGACGGCAAGCACCTGGACACTGCCGACCACCGGTCGCACATGGCGTGGCCGGTCCGGGGCAGGTGCACGGCGAGCCACCCGGTGCCGCTGCCGATGTTCGAGATGAAGGTGCCGTACAAGCTGCCCGGCGGCGTGACCAAGGGGCTGACGCTGTCGTCCGGCGCGCCGAACACGTTCCACTTCGACTTCCTGAACGGCTGGGACCAGAAGCGCCAGGTAGAGGTGATCAAGCACTGCGTGAACGGCGGCCGGCAGTGCAACGGCGTGGGGTACGACCAGCACAAGCCGTGA
- a CDS encoding MFS transporter codes for MDPQTNTGHPRRWAILGVLVISLLVVVLDNTILNVAIRVLADPNEGLGATQAELEWAVNSYTLVFAALLFSFGILGDRWGRKRFLMVGLAVFGLSSLASAYSQSPEQLIAMRALMGLGGAAIMPVTLSIISVVFDPRERAKAIGLWSGSVGLAVAIGPILGGFLLEHFWWGSVFLINVPIVLLGMVLIAVLVPESRNPNPGRLDLVGVLLSVAGLTSLVYGIIDGGENGFDQPAVWAFIVAGLAVLAGFVAWERRYAYPSLDVKLFRNGRFSASIASIGLVFFASMGTFFFMSFYLQLVRDYSPLQTGLLLLPFAVAQLAFAPRSAAMVHRFGGRAVSATGLAIVGVSLLGFMLIGADTPIWVVAALFFLQGAGMANIMPPAMEAIMSTLPREQAGVGSAISNTIRQVSVALGIAVLGSVLAAVYRGQVADAVAALPETARDAASESIAGAYAVAAQAGPQGGTLVTAANDAFINAVHVSALVGAVVVFVGALVALRWLPGREKGAPESRVERAPEAAALLEA; via the coding sequence ATGGATCCGCAGACCAACACAGGTCACCCGCGGCGCTGGGCCATTCTCGGCGTCCTCGTGATCTCCCTGCTCGTGGTCGTGCTCGACAACACGATCCTCAACGTCGCGATTCGCGTGCTCGCCGACCCGAACGAGGGCCTCGGCGCCACCCAGGCCGAGCTCGAGTGGGCCGTCAACTCGTACACGCTGGTCTTCGCGGCCCTGCTGTTCAGCTTCGGCATCCTCGGTGACCGCTGGGGCCGCAAGCGGTTCCTGATGGTCGGCCTGGCCGTCTTCGGCCTCAGCTCGCTCGCCTCGGCGTACTCGCAGAGCCCGGAGCAGCTGATCGCGATGCGCGCGCTGATGGGTCTCGGCGGCGCGGCGATCATGCCGGTCACGCTCTCCATCATCTCGGTCGTCTTCGACCCCCGCGAGCGCGCCAAGGCGATCGGGCTCTGGTCCGGCTCGGTCGGCCTCGCGGTCGCGATCGGCCCGATCCTCGGCGGCTTCCTGCTGGAGCACTTCTGGTGGGGCTCGGTCTTCCTGATCAACGTGCCGATCGTGCTGCTCGGCATGGTGCTGATCGCGGTGCTGGTGCCGGAGTCGCGCAACCCGAACCCCGGCCGGCTCGACCTGGTCGGCGTGCTGCTCTCGGTGGCCGGCCTGACCTCGCTGGTCTACGGCATCATCGACGGCGGCGAGAACGGCTTCGACCAGCCCGCGGTGTGGGCGTTCATCGTGGCCGGCCTGGCCGTGCTCGCCGGGTTCGTCGCCTGGGAGCGGCGGTACGCGTACCCGTCGCTGGACGTGAAGCTGTTCCGCAACGGCCGGTTCTCCGCCTCGATCGCGTCCATCGGACTGGTCTTCTTCGCCAGCATGGGCACGTTTTTCTTCATGAGCTTCTACCTGCAGCTGGTCCGGGACTACTCGCCGCTGCAGACCGGCCTGCTGCTCCTGCCGTTCGCGGTGGCCCAGCTGGCGTTCGCGCCGCGCAGCGCCGCGATGGTGCACCGGTTCGGCGGCCGGGCCGTCTCCGCGACCGGCCTGGCGATCGTCGGCGTCTCGCTGCTCGGCTTCATGCTGATCGGCGCGGACACGCCGATCTGGGTGGTGGCGGCGCTGTTCTTCCTGCAGGGCGCCGGGATGGCGAACATCATGCCGCCGGCCATGGAGGCGATCATGTCCACGCTGCCGCGTGAGCAGGCCGGTGTCGGCTCCGCGATCAGCAACACGATCCGGCAGGTCTCGGTCGCGCTCGGCATCGCGGTGCTCGGGTCCGTGCTCGCCGCGGTCTACCGCGGCCAGGTGGCCGACGCGGTCGCGGCGCTGCCGGAGACCGCGCGCGACGCGGCGTCCGAGTCGATCGCCGGCGCGTACGCGGTGGCCGCGCAGGCCGGTCCGCAGGGCGGCACGCTGGTCACCGCCGCGAACGACGCGTTCATCAACGCGGTGCACGTCTCCGCGCTGGTCGGTGCGGTCGTGGTGTTCGTCGGCGCGCTGGTCGCGCTGAGGTGGCTGCCGGGCCGCGAGAAGGGCGCGCCGGAGTCGCGGGTCGAGCGCGCTCCCGAGGCGGCCGCGCTGCTCGAGGCGTGA
- a CDS encoding TetR/AcrR family transcriptional regulator, giving the protein MTLTAPEAPRSPEPRAPGRPRSSRADEAIIEATLDLLAEGTSIESLTIEAIAARAGVGKATIYRRWAGKEALLQDALLRLKAPPADPDTGSVREDLLTLARSIARNRDPRAAQIMPCLVPEAMRSPEQYRRYQQIVEPRRQVMREVLRRGVERGELRPDLDVEFTLLMVTGPVLMQRMLHWNPQLDDDAVPDQVVDMVMKAISV; this is encoded by the coding sequence ATGACACTCACCGCGCCGGAGGCGCCGCGATCTCCCGAGCCGCGCGCGCCGGGCCGTCCGCGGAGCAGCCGGGCGGACGAGGCGATCATCGAGGCGACGCTCGACCTGCTCGCGGAGGGCACGAGCATCGAGTCGCTCACCATCGAGGCGATCGCGGCGCGGGCCGGCGTCGGCAAGGCCACCATCTACCGCCGCTGGGCCGGCAAGGAGGCGCTGCTCCAGGATGCGCTGCTGCGTCTCAAGGCGCCGCCGGCCGATCCGGACACCGGCAGCGTCCGGGAGGATCTGCTGACCCTGGCGCGGTCGATCGCGCGCAACCGCGACCCGCGCGCCGCGCAGATCATGCCGTGCCTGGTGCCCGAGGCGATGCGCTCCCCGGAGCAGTACCGGCGGTACCAGCAGATAGTCGAGCCGCGCCGCCAGGTCATGCGTGAGGTGCTGCGCCGCGGCGTGGAGCGCGGCGAGCTGCGCCCCGACCTCGACGTCGAGTTCACCCTGCTCATGGTCACCGGCCCGGTGCTGATGCAGCGGATGCTGCACTGGAACCCGCAACTGGACGACGACGCCGTGCCCGATCAGGTCGTCGACATGGTGATGAAGGCGATCTCCGTCTGA
- the ruvC gene encoding crossover junction endodeoxyribonuclease RuvC: MRVLGIDPGLTRCGVGVVEGVPGRPCTLVAYHVVRTDATDELPHRLLRLETELNALVGQYEPESVAVERVFAQHNVRTVMGTAQASAVAVLSGARRGIPVETYTPSEVKAAITGSGVADKAQMITMVQRLLRLDAPPKPADAADALALAICHIWRGGTRARVAAAAAKIEAAVQKAKNQQAAAVRQRGGTR, from the coding sequence GTGCGGGTGCTCGGCATCGACCCGGGCCTGACCAGGTGTGGCGTCGGCGTGGTCGAGGGGGTTCCCGGCCGGCCGTGCACGCTGGTGGCGTACCACGTGGTCCGCACGGACGCGACCGACGAGCTGCCGCACCGGCTGCTGCGCCTGGAGACCGAGCTGAACGCGCTGGTCGGGCAGTACGAGCCGGAGAGCGTCGCGGTCGAGCGGGTCTTCGCCCAGCACAACGTGCGCACCGTGATGGGCACCGCGCAGGCCTCCGCGGTCGCCGTGCTCTCCGGTGCCCGCCGTGGGATACCCGTGGAGACCTACACGCCGAGTGAGGTCAAGGCCGCGATCACCGGCTCCGGCGTCGCGGACAAGGCACAGATGATCACCATGGTCCAGCGCCTGCTCCGGCTGGACGCGCCGCCGAAGCCCGCGGACGCGGCGGACGCGCTCGCGCTCGCCATCTGCCACATCTGGCGCGGCGGGACGAGGGCGCGGGTGGCGGCCGCCGCCGCGAAGATCGAGGCCGCGGTGCAGAAGGCCAAGAACCAGCAAGCAGCAGCGGTACGTCAACGAGGGGGCACCCGATGA
- the ruvA gene encoding Holliday junction branch migration protein RuvA, with protein MIASVRGKVLAVAPDAAVIEVGGVGMAVQCSPNTLAGLRLGEEARLATSLVVREDSLTLYGFADDDEKHLFELLQTASGVGPRLAQAALAVHPPEVLRKAIGGGDTATLTRVPGIGKKGAERLVLELRDRIGPLPIGADGVTGPTSGAWQTQVAQALTGLGWTQSQADQAVAMVAETVDGPTPPVPQLLKQAIRLLGKTR; from the coding sequence ATGATCGCCAGCGTCCGCGGGAAGGTGCTGGCCGTCGCGCCGGACGCCGCCGTGATCGAGGTCGGCGGCGTCGGCATGGCCGTCCAGTGCAGCCCGAACACGCTCGCCGGCCTGCGCCTCGGCGAGGAGGCCCGGCTCGCCACGTCGCTGGTCGTCCGAGAGGACTCGCTGACGCTCTACGGGTTCGCCGACGACGACGAGAAGCACCTGTTCGAGCTGCTGCAGACCGCGTCCGGGGTCGGGCCGCGACTGGCCCAGGCCGCGCTCGCGGTGCACCCGCCGGAGGTGCTGCGCAAGGCGATCGGCGGCGGTGACACGGCGACGCTCACCCGCGTACCCGGGATCGGCAAGAAGGGCGCGGAGCGCCTGGTGCTGGAACTTCGCGACCGGATCGGCCCGCTACCGATCGGCGCGGACGGCGTCACCGGCCCGACCTCCGGCGCCTGGCAGACCCAGGTCGCGCAGGCGCTCACCGGGCTGGGCTGGACGCAGAGCCAGGCCGATCAGGCGGTCGCCATGGTCGCGGAGACCGTCGACGGCCCCACCCCGCCCGTTCCGCAGCTGCTCAAGCAGGCGATCCGGCTGCTGGGCAAGACGCGATGA
- the ruvB gene encoding Holliday junction branch migration DNA helicase RuvB, protein MNSEEVVSAYASPSEREAEVSVRPKRLEEFIAQHRVRDQLDLLLKGALGRGAPPDHILLSGPPGLGKTTLANIVAAELGVGIRTTSGPVIERSGDLAAILTSLSEGDVLFIDEIHRIARPAEELLYSAMEDFRVDVVVGKGPGATAIPLDVEPFTLVGATTRSGLLTGPMRDRFGFVAHLDFYDAADLEALIRRSAGIFGIPITDDGAGEIARRSRGTPRIANRLLRRVRDFAEVRADGVITRDVAKAALKVYDVDDLGLDRLDKAVVHALVTSFRGGPVGLSTLAVAVGEQPDTVEEVCEPFLVRAGLLARTPRGRVATEAAWRHLGKTPPGPILPGQPDLFSRGGE, encoded by the coding sequence ATGAACTCCGAGGAGGTCGTCTCCGCCTACGCGTCGCCGAGCGAGCGTGAGGCCGAGGTCAGCGTCCGGCCGAAGCGGCTGGAGGAGTTCATCGCCCAGCACCGGGTGCGCGACCAGCTCGACCTGTTGCTGAAGGGCGCGCTCGGCCGGGGCGCGCCGCCGGACCACATCCTGCTGTCCGGCCCGCCCGGTCTCGGCAAGACCACGCTCGCCAACATCGTCGCGGCGGAGCTGGGCGTCGGCATCCGCACCACCAGCGGACCGGTGATCGAGCGGTCCGGTGACCTGGCCGCGATCCTGACCAGCCTCTCCGAGGGAGACGTGCTGTTCATCGACGAGATCCACCGGATCGCGCGGCCGGCCGAGGAGCTGCTCTACAGCGCGATGGAGGACTTCCGGGTCGACGTGGTGGTCGGCAAGGGGCCGGGCGCGACCGCGATCCCGCTGGACGTGGAGCCGTTCACGCTGGTCGGCGCGACCACCCGGTCCGGCCTGCTGACCGGCCCGATGCGGGACCGGTTCGGTTTCGTCGCGCACCTGGACTTCTACGACGCGGCCGACCTGGAGGCGCTGATCCGCCGCTCGGCCGGCATCTTCGGCATCCCGATCACGGACGACGGCGCGGGGGAGATCGCCCGCCGCTCGCGGGGCACGCCACGCATCGCCAACCGGCTGCTGCGCCGCGTGCGCGACTTCGCGGAGGTGCGCGCGGACGGCGTGATCACCCGGGACGTGGCGAAGGCGGCGCTCAAGGTCTACGACGTCGACGATCTCGGCCTGGACCGGCTGGACAAGGCGGTCGTGCACGCGCTGGTGACGTCGTTCCGCGGTGGCCCGGTCGGCCTGTCGACGCTGGCCGTGGCCGTCGGTGAGCAGCCGGACACGGTGGAGGAGGTGTGCGAGCCGTTCCTGGTCCGGGCCGGGCTGCTGGCGCGCACGCCGCGCGGCCGGGTCGCGACCGAGGCGGCGTGGCGGCACCTCGGCAAGACGCCGCCCGGCCCGATCCTGCCCGGTCAGCCGGACCTGTTCTCGCGGGGCGGGGAGTAG
- the yajC gene encoding preprotein translocase subunit YajC: MILMMVGLMAVMYFMMIRPQQKRRREAERMQSELGIGDEVVTIGGLHGVVAGYDDDTVTIEAYDDVLLRFARPAIARVVTKADAPVTDEAVPAGEPVDAVVETPAETKRASMDSKDVVKE, encoded by the coding sequence ATGATCCTCATGATGGTCGGCCTGATGGCCGTCATGTACTTCATGATGATCCGCCCGCAGCAGAAGCGCCGTCGCGAGGCCGAGCGCATGCAGAGCGAGCTCGGCATCGGCGACGAGGTCGTCACGATCGGCGGCCTGCACGGCGTGGTGGCCGGTTACGACGACGACACCGTGACCATCGAGGCGTACGACGACGTGCTGCTGCGCTTCGCACGCCCCGCGATCGCCCGCGTCGTCACCAAGGCGGACGCGCCGGTGACCGACGAGGCCGTGCCGGCCGGTGAGCCGGTGGACGCGGTCGTCGAGACGCCGGCCGAGACCAAGCGTGCCTCCATGGACAGCAAGGACGTTGTCAAGGAGTGA
- the secD gene encoding protein translocase subunit SecD: protein MAPPQGQMRPGRQLAVLGLIFVVLFLMVFFVGVPGKSSFTERLEPKLGLDLIGGTRVTYTATTMDGADPPAEQLEEARQIIESRVNALGVSEAEVVIEGNRNIVISLAGENRDDLKQVGDAAQLRFRKVLKAADGSGVAPAVTETPTPGASPSPGASGAPSPGASGAPAAGQSPGAAVTSSPSASGGAGGGTGGQGGGAAATATPTPAPSGAASATPTPAASGSAAPAPVSTDVAAIRAEVQKKVGEAAWAAASGLQGVADLTTDPTLATTLAPFGTLDPETEVRALEPAMQFNVPQISCAMLDARPAGSIVDPNSQAVACEAGAKYLLDVAKVLGTDVEGASGVLDQQTGDWVVSLDFTGEGQEKWTALTREAYNNEGGTCDQTALGDGSRCRVAVVLDNEVISSPEIQAVLTGDSQITGSFNSASANELASKLRYGALPLTFEADEAQNVSATLGAEQLRAGLLAAGLGMLLVAIYAFFYYRLLGTVIFLSLILSALLTYGALVVLGRQIGFTLTLAGIAGFIVSLGVAADSFIIYFERLKDEIREGRSPRSAVGRAWTRARRTIISANAISLMAAVVLYIVSVGQVKGFAFALGLATLLDLIVVFLFRHPVMTMFARTRAFLSPRVSGLGRVLKEKPAATDTVKPRSSRVKEA, encoded by the coding sequence GTGGCACCACCTCAGGGACAGATGCGCCCCGGGCGGCAACTTGCCGTGCTCGGCCTGATCTTCGTCGTCCTCTTCCTCATGGTCTTCTTCGTCGGCGTTCCCGGCAAGTCGAGCTTCACCGAGCGTCTGGAGCCCAAGCTGGGCCTGGACCTGATCGGCGGCACCCGGGTCACGTACACCGCCACCACGATGGACGGAGCGGACCCGCCGGCGGAGCAGCTCGAAGAGGCCCGCCAGATCATCGAGAGCCGCGTCAACGCGCTCGGCGTCTCGGAGGCCGAGGTGGTGATCGAGGGCAACCGGAACATCGTCATCTCGCTGGCCGGTGAGAACCGGGACGACCTCAAGCAGGTCGGCGACGCCGCGCAGCTGCGTTTCCGCAAGGTTCTGAAGGCCGCGGACGGCTCCGGTGTCGCCCCGGCGGTCACCGAGACCCCGACGCCCGGCGCGTCCCCGTCGCCCGGTGCCAGCGGCGCCCCGTCGCCCGGTGCGAGCGGCGCCCCGGCGGCCGGCCAGTCGCCCGGTGCCGCGGTGACCTCCAGCCCGTCCGCCAGCGGTGGTGCCGGCGGCGGCACCGGTGGCCAGGGCGGTGGCGCGGCGGCGACCGCGACCCCGACGCCGGCCCCGTCCGGCGCCGCGAGCGCCACGCCGACGCCGGCCGCCAGCGGCTCGGCCGCCCCGGCGCCGGTCAGCACGGACGTGGCCGCGATCCGCGCCGAGGTGCAGAAGAAGGTCGGCGAGGCCGCCTGGGCCGCCGCGTCCGGCCTGCAGGGCGTGGCCGACCTGACCACCGACCCGACGCTGGCCACCACGCTCGCGCCGTTCGGCACGCTGGACCCGGAGACCGAGGTCCGCGCGCTGGAGCCGGCCATGCAGTTCAACGTCCCGCAGATCAGCTGCGCGATGCTGGACGCCCGTCCGGCCGGCTCGATCGTCGACCCGAACTCCCAGGCGGTCGCCTGTGAGGCCGGCGCGAAGTACCTGCTGGACGTGGCGAAGGTGCTCGGCACCGACGTCGAGGGCGCCAGCGGCGTGCTCGACCAGCAGACCGGCGACTGGGTGGTCAGCCTCGACTTCACCGGCGAGGGCCAGGAGAAGTGGACCGCGCTGACCCGCGAGGCCTACAACAACGAGGGTGGCACCTGCGACCAGACCGCGCTCGGTGACGGCAGCCGCTGCCGCGTCGCGGTGGTGCTGGACAACGAGGTCATCTCCTCGCCGGAGATCCAGGCCGTGCTCACCGGCGACTCGCAGATCACCGGTAGCTTCAACTCCGCCTCGGCCAACGAGCTGGCGTCGAAGCTGCGCTACGGCGCGCTGCCGCTGACCTTCGAGGCCGACGAGGCGCAGAACGTGTCCGCCACGCTCGGCGCGGAGCAGCTGCGCGCGGGTCTGCTCGCGGCCGGTCTCGGCATGCTGCTGGTGGCGATCTACGCGTTCTTCTACTACCGCCTGCTCGGCACCGTGATCTTCCTGAGCCTGATCCTGTCCGCGCTGCTCACCTACGGCGCGCTGGTGGTGCTCGGCCGGCAGATCGGCTTCACGCTGACGCTCGCCGGCATCGCGGGCTTCATCGTGTCGCTGGGTGTCGCGGCCGACTCGTTCATCATCTACTTCGAGCGGTTGAAGGACGAGATCCGCGAGGGCCGCAGCCCGCGCAGCGCGGTCGGCCGCGCCTGGACCCGGGCCCGCCGGACGATCATCTCGGCCAACGCGATCTCCCTGATGGCCGCGGTCGTGCTCTACATCGTCTCGGTCGGCCAGGTGAAGGGCTTCGCGTTCGCGCTGGGTCTGGCCACGCTGCTCGACCTGATCGTCGTGTTCCTCTTCCGCCACCCGGTGATGACCATGTTCGCCCGGACCCGGGCGTTCCTGTCGCCGCGGGTCAGCGGCCTGGGCCGGGTCCTGAAGGAGAAGCCGGCCGCCACCGACACCGTCAAGCCGCGCTCGTCGCGTGTGAAGGAGGCCTGA